From a single Bacillus pseudomycoides DSM 12442 genomic region:
- the ispG gene encoding flavodoxin-dependent (E)-4-hydroxy-3-methylbut-2-enyl-diphosphate synthase has protein sequence MTHRTKTRPVKVGNLTIGGNNELIIQSMTTTKTHDVEATVAEIKRLEEAGCQIVRVAVPDERAANAIADIKKQINIPLVADIHFDYRLALKAIEGGIDKVRINPGNIGRRHKVEAVVNAAKERGIPIRIGVNAGSLERHILEKYGYPTADGMVESALHHIKILEDLDFHDIIVSMKASDVNLAIEAYEKAARAFDYPLHLGITESGTLFAGTVKSAAGLGAILSKGLGNTLRISLSADPVEEVKVARELLKSFGLASNAATLISCPTCGRIEIDLISIANEVEEYISTLKVPIKVAVLGCAVNGPGEAREADIGIAGARGEGLLFRKGKVVRKVPEETMVEELKKEIDVIAAEMAANQEKEKQEQ, from the coding sequence ATGACTCATCGTACAAAAACACGTCCTGTTAAAGTCGGTAATTTAACAATTGGCGGTAATAATGAATTAATTATACAAAGTATGACAACAACAAAAACGCATGATGTAGAAGCTACAGTTGCTGAAATTAAACGTTTAGAAGAAGCGGGTTGTCAAATTGTCCGCGTTGCTGTTCCAGACGAACGCGCAGCAAATGCTATTGCTGATATTAAAAAACAAATTAACATCCCACTTGTTGCTGATATTCACTTTGATTATCGTCTTGCTTTAAAAGCAATTGAAGGCGGCATTGATAAAGTACGTATCAATCCAGGAAACATTGGGCGTCGCCATAAAGTAGAAGCTGTTGTAAATGCTGCAAAAGAACGCGGTATTCCAATTCGTATTGGTGTAAATGCTGGTTCATTAGAGCGCCATATTTTAGAAAAGTACGGCTATCCTACTGCAGATGGTATGGTTGAAAGCGCACTGCATCATATTAAAATTTTAGAGGACTTAGATTTCCACGATATCATCGTATCCATGAAAGCCTCTGATGTTAACTTAGCAATCGAAGCTTATGAGAAAGCAGCTCGTGCCTTTGATTATCCATTACATTTAGGCATTACAGAATCTGGAACACTATTTGCTGGAACGGTAAAAAGTGCTGCTGGTCTTGGAGCAATCTTAAGTAAAGGTCTCGGAAATACACTTCGTATTTCATTAAGTGCTGATCCTGTTGAAGAAGTAAAAGTTGCTCGTGAACTTTTAAAATCATTCGGTCTTGCATCGAATGCTGCAACACTTATTTCTTGTCCAACTTGCGGTCGTATTGAAATTGACCTTATCAGTATTGCAAATGAAGTAGAAGAATATATCTCTACGCTGAAAGTACCAATCAAAGTTGCTGTACTTGGATGTGCTGTAAACGGACCTGGTGAAGCTCGTGAAGCTGATATCGGTATTGCCGGTGCACGTGGAGAAGGCTTATTATTCCGTAAAGGAAAAGTCGTTCGCAAAGTACCGGAAGAAACAATGGTAGAAGAACTCAAAAAAGAAATTGATGTAATTGCTGCTGAAATGGCTGCAAATCAAGAAAAAGAAAAACAAGAGCAATAA
- a CDS encoding DUF1189 domain-containing protein — MSVFTQLVKSLYSPKDMALFRFQKIGKTILYIMLLCLIATIPKTFTFGNFTQDIVSTVHQSIEKDLPDFKIENGELHADVKEPIIKEDGNFVFVFDPNATDTTAYANKQGVFVLKDKVVSINNNQTQSQSYSDFGNGTFEKKDIKDIISAIDSIYPILMLVVGIVIYLFQLFISFLGVTILAFIGSAMGGQRKLSYKQVWTLTAYSYTIPTIFFMIMDLLKINVPWSFLLYTAIILIVLYLTIKEIPKPKEKHEL; from the coding sequence ATGTCCGTATTTACGCAGCTAGTAAAAAGTTTATATTCGCCAAAAGACATGGCACTTTTTCGTTTTCAAAAAATCGGGAAAACGATTCTGTATATCATGTTATTGTGTTTAATTGCAACAATCCCAAAAACCTTCACATTTGGGAATTTCACCCAAGATATCGTTTCTACTGTACATCAATCAATTGAAAAAGATCTCCCAGATTTTAAAATTGAGAACGGCGAACTTCATGCCGACGTTAAAGAACCCATTATAAAAGAAGATGGGAACTTTGTTTTCGTATTTGACCCTAATGCAACGGATACGACTGCATATGCAAATAAACAAGGTGTATTCGTTTTAAAGGATAAAGTTGTATCTATTAATAACAATCAAACACAAAGTCAGTCTTATAGCGATTTTGGGAATGGTACATTTGAGAAAAAAGATATTAAAGATATCATATCAGCCATTGATAGCATTTATCCTATTCTCATGCTTGTTGTAGGAATAGTCATTTATTTGTTCCAATTATTCATTTCATTCCTAGGGGTAACAATTTTAGCCTTTATTGGTTCTGCAATGGGCGGTCAGCGGAAGTTATCTTACAAACAAGTTTGGACATTAACGGCCTACAGCTATACAATTCCAACAATTTTCTTTATGATTATGGATTTATTAAAAATAAATGTACCCTGGTCATTCCTTCTGTACACTGCAATCATTTTAATTGTTCTGTACTTAACCATTAAAGAAATACCAAAACCTAAAGAAAAACACGAACTATAA
- the sodA gene encoding superoxide dismutase [Mn], giving the protein MAKHELPNLPYAYDALEPHFDKETMNIHHTKHHNTYVTNLNAALEGHAELADKSVEELVANLNEVPEAIRTAVRNNGGGHANHTFFWTILSSNGGGQPVGELAAAIEAKFGSFDAFKTEFAKAGATRFGSGWAWLVVNNGELEVTSTPNQDSPLTEGKTPVIGLDVWEHAYYLHYQNRRPDYIGAFWNVVDWNAAEKRYQEAK; this is encoded by the coding sequence ATGGCAAAACATGAATTACCAAATTTACCTTATGCGTATGATGCTTTAGAACCTCACTTTGATAAAGAAACAATGAACATCCATCATACAAAACACCACAACACTTACGTAACAAATTTAAACGCTGCGCTAGAAGGTCATGCAGAACTAGCTGACAAAAGTGTTGAAGAATTAGTTGCAAACTTAAATGAAGTACCAGAAGCAATTCGTACTGCAGTACGCAATAACGGTGGCGGACATGCGAATCATACTTTCTTCTGGACAATTCTATCTTCAAATGGTGGTGGACAACCAGTAGGTGAACTTGCAGCTGCAATTGAAGCGAAATTCGGTAGCTTTGATGCATTCAAAACAGAATTCGCAAAAGCTGGTGCAACTCGCTTCGGTTCTGGTTGGGCTTGGTTAGTAGTAAACAATGGTGAGCTAGAAGTAACAAGCACTCCAAACCAAGATTCACCTTTAACAGAAGGTAAAACTCCAGTTATCGGTTTAGATGTTTGGGAGCATGCTTACTACTTACATTACCAAAACCGTCGTCCTGACTACATCGGTGCATTCTGGAACGTTGTAGACTGGAACGCAGCTGAAAAACGTTACCAAGAAGCTAAATAA
- a CDS encoding MFS transporter produces MKWKHVIGDVEVNRDLILLLVMGGLYTLAISLSNTFVNIYLWKQTQNYVNLGLYNLASVVLQPLTFLFAGKLAKRIDRAILLRIGVGTLAAFFIVVLLAGTHASHYILLLGGLLGIGYGFYWLAFNLLTFEITEPETRDFFNGFLGLLTSFSGMIGPITAGYTISRMEKWSGYTVIFFLSLTLFAIAVVISFFLSKRECEGRYEIVQVLKERKVDKNWGRITRAHFFQGLREGTFIFVISVYVYLASGSEFALGKYSLVNSAVSFVCYYLVARMLKKEWRKKAILLGGIILYVVVFLVIFHVTYVKLLIYAACIAIAYPILLVPYGSMTYDVIGRAKQAKEWRVEYIVVRELWLNSGRICSILSFLCAVSFFQPEKSLPVLLCILGAGHLLIYFAVRNVKYGEGNPNKPRIPAPETTQNHTEREG; encoded by the coding sequence ATGAAGTGGAAACATGTAATTGGCGATGTCGAGGTGAATCGTGATTTAATATTGTTACTTGTTATGGGGGGATTATACACGCTCGCAATTTCTTTATCCAACACGTTTGTTAACATTTATTTATGGAAACAAACACAAAACTATGTGAACCTTGGTTTGTATAATTTAGCAAGCGTTGTATTGCAGCCACTAACATTTCTTTTTGCAGGAAAATTGGCAAAACGGATAGATCGTGCTATTTTACTGCGAATCGGTGTGGGAACATTAGCTGCTTTTTTTATTGTTGTTTTACTCGCAGGAACGCATGCTTCACATTACATTTTATTACTTGGCGGTCTTCTTGGAATTGGATACGGTTTTTATTGGCTTGCATTTAATCTGTTGACATTTGAGATTACGGAACCGGAAACACGTGATTTTTTTAACGGTTTTCTTGGTCTTTTAACATCCTTTTCTGGAATGATTGGGCCAATAACAGCAGGATATACGATTTCACGTATGGAGAAATGGAGCGGTTATACAGTTATCTTTTTTCTTTCATTAACTTTATTTGCAATTGCTGTTGTCATAAGCTTCTTTTTATCGAAAAGAGAATGTGAGGGGCGCTATGAAATTGTTCAAGTTTTGAAAGAACGTAAGGTTGATAAAAACTGGGGAAGGATTACACGCGCACACTTTTTTCAAGGATTAAGGGAAGGGACGTTTATTTTTGTTATTTCTGTATATGTCTATTTGGCATCAGGGAGCGAATTTGCATTAGGAAAGTATAGTTTAGTCAATTCCGCTGTTTCATTTGTATGCTATTACTTGGTTGCGCGTATGTTAAAAAAGGAGTGGAGAAAAAAGGCGATTTTACTTGGTGGAATTATTTTGTATGTCGTTGTATTTTTAGTTATTTTTCATGTTACATATGTAAAATTACTCATTTATGCAGCATGTATTGCAATAGCTTATCCGATTTTACTTGTTCCGTACGGATCGATGACATACGATGTAATCGGAAGAGCAAAGCAGGCGAAAGAATGGCGGGTCGAGTATATTGTTGTTCGAGAATTATGGTTAAACAGCGGAAGAATCTGTTCGATTTTAAGTTTTTTATGTGCAGTATCATTTTTCCAGCCAGAAAAAAGCTTACCTGTTCTATTATGTATTCTTGGAGCTGGACATTTACTTATTTATTTTGCTGTTAGAAATGTCAAATACGGGGAAGGGAATCCAAATAAACCAAGGATTCCAGCACCTGAAACAACACAAAATCATACTGAACGAGAAGGTTAA
- a CDS encoding peptidoglycan D,D-transpeptidase FtsI family protein, with product MSKKKKKKKTHVPFRLNVLFFCVFLMFSAIIVKLGMVQIVHGEDYKNEVEKKENSTVSNPVPRGKIFDRYGRAVVDNNPVRTITFTRLKGSTSEERLETAKKLAKLIEVSPDKLTERDKKDYWLSLHEKEAKEKITKKDQAEFKAKKIDDKEMAERQRNRVTEAEINQLTPEDLEILAIKSKMDGGYAMTPQIIKKDVTTEEYAIISENLALLPGVDTTVDWDRKYTYDDMFRSVLGGVTSSDEGLPRERLDYFLVRDYNRNDRVGKSYIEQQYEDTLHGTKAEVRNVTDKDGNILETINVSKGQRGNDLNLTIDMELQKRVEEILTKYLKQYAGAEPLLDRAFVVMMNPKNGEVLSMAGKQIVDENGTKEIKDYALGTMTSAYPMGSTVKGATVLTGYQTGAITPGTVLVDEPIQLKGTPVKASWKTMGSINDLTALKMSSNVYMFKTAMNIAGVPYVRGGTLDIKKKAFDDMRYYFGQFGLGVKTGIDLPNEIAGQRGSGFQPGFLLDLAIGQYDTYTPLQLVQYVSTIANGGYRMQPQVVKEIRQPSSKPDEVGKVIQSMEPKVLNRIDMPEDQIQRVQEGFRQVFNDSGGTGAKYFTGAKYTAAGKTGTAQTFYGGNKDIGRNAKGEPVSTYNLTLVGYAPLDNPEVAFSVVVPWVHDDKSGINGNIGREIMDAYFDLKKQEVTGEAPKDEKGKKE from the coding sequence ATGAGTAAAAAGAAGAAAAAAAAGAAAACCCACGTTCCGTTTCGGCTTAACGTGTTGTTTTTTTGTGTGTTTTTAATGTTTTCAGCGATCATTGTAAAGCTTGGAATGGTACAAATTGTACATGGTGAGGACTATAAAAATGAAGTTGAAAAAAAGGAAAACTCAACAGTAAGTAATCCAGTTCCACGCGGAAAGATCTTTGATAGATATGGTCGTGCGGTTGTGGATAATAACCCAGTTCGTACCATTACGTTTACAAGACTGAAGGGTTCAACTTCGGAAGAACGTTTAGAAACAGCGAAAAAACTGGCGAAGCTAATTGAAGTATCACCAGATAAATTAACAGAACGTGATAAAAAAGATTATTGGCTTTCTTTACATGAAAAAGAGGCAAAGGAAAAGATTACAAAGAAAGACCAAGCTGAATTTAAAGCAAAGAAAATTGATGATAAAGAAATGGCAGAGCGTCAGCGTAATCGCGTGACAGAGGCAGAAATAAATCAATTAACACCCGAAGATTTAGAAATACTTGCAATTAAGAGTAAAATGGATGGCGGATATGCAATGACACCGCAAATCATAAAAAAAGATGTAACAACAGAAGAATATGCAATCATTAGTGAAAATTTAGCATTGTTGCCAGGTGTAGATACGACAGTTGATTGGGATCGTAAATACACTTATGATGATATGTTCCGTAGTGTACTTGGTGGTGTAACAAGCTCAGATGAAGGGTTGCCAAGAGAACGACTAGATTATTTTCTTGTTCGAGATTATAACCGTAACGACCGCGTTGGTAAAAGTTATATTGAACAGCAATATGAGGATACGCTTCATGGTACAAAAGCAGAAGTGAGAAATGTTACAGACAAAGACGGAAATATTTTAGAAACAATAAACGTTTCTAAAGGTCAACGAGGCAATGATCTGAATTTAACAATTGATATGGAACTGCAAAAGCGTGTAGAAGAAATCCTTACGAAGTATTTAAAGCAATATGCAGGTGCAGAACCACTTTTAGACCGTGCATTTGTTGTGATGATGAATCCGAAAAATGGTGAAGTTTTATCTATGGCTGGGAAACAAATCGTAGACGAAAATGGAACGAAAGAGATAAAAGATTACGCATTAGGAACAATGACAAGTGCGTATCCGATGGGCTCAACTGTGAAAGGTGCTACGGTGCTAACGGGATATCAAACAGGAGCAATTACGCCTGGAACAGTACTAGTGGATGAACCAATTCAGCTAAAAGGTACACCAGTAAAAGCTTCTTGGAAAACGATGGGCAGCATTAACGACCTTACCGCTTTGAAAATGTCTTCTAACGTATATATGTTTAAAACAGCTATGAATATTGCTGGAGTGCCATATGTTAGAGGTGGTACATTAGATATTAAGAAAAAGGCATTCGATGATATGCGTTATTATTTTGGACAGTTTGGGCTTGGCGTGAAAACAGGAATTGACTTACCAAACGAAATAGCTGGTCAGAGAGGTTCTGGATTCCAACCAGGTTTCTTATTAGACTTAGCAATCGGGCAGTATGATACGTATACACCGCTTCAACTTGTACAATATGTTTCTACAATTGCCAATGGTGGCTATCGTATGCAACCGCAAGTCGTAAAAGAAATTCGTCAACCATCATCTAAACCAGATGAAGTCGGAAAAGTGATTCAATCAATGGAACCAAAAGTATTAAATCGTATTGATATGCCTGAAGATCAAATCCAGCGTGTGCAAGAAGGATTTAGACAAGTATTTAATGATTCAGGTGGTACAGGTGCAAAATACTTTACAGGTGCAAAATATACAGCTGCTGGAAAAACAGGAACAGCACAAACGTTTTATGGTGGTAACAAAGATATCGGAAGAAATGCAAAAGGCGAGCCTGTATCAACTTATAACTTAACATTAGTAGGTTATGCGCCGCTTGATAATCCTGAAGTTGCATTCTCCGTTGTTGTTCCATGGGTACACGATGATAAGTCTGGAATTAACGGAAATATCGGTCGTGAAATTATGGATGCTTACTTTGACTTGAAAAAACAAGAAGTAACAGGTGAAGCACCAAAAGATGAAAAAGGTAAAAAAGAATAA
- a CDS encoding PstS family phosphate ABC transporter substrate-binding protein, with protein MKWTKKSIKILAISTCFIFLYVSTPSAANDVREVRVDGSSTVFPIMEAIAEEYTKKEPRVKISISISGTGGGFHRFGKGEVDINNASRQVKQVEENFMKENSIQFTPFEIAYDGLTIIVNRQNTWADNMTIEELRLLWSEDGRTKRWSHIHPKWPHEKVQFYAPGVDSGTYDYFQSVVLRNNRLAKTVALSEDDQVIMQGVMNDKNAIAFVGYAYYMANRDKVKAVKVNGVPPTKANIQSGVYKPLSRPLFAYVNHASIRNKSSVAEYVVFMMQHAGGLAEEVGYVKLPQKKYSEQLRMLTEIKR; from the coding sequence GTGAAATGGACAAAAAAATCTATCAAGATTTTAGCAATATCGACATGTTTCATTTTTTTATATGTGTCTACTCCATCCGCTGCTAATGATGTGAGGGAAGTGAGAGTTGATGGATCCTCAACCGTTTTTCCAATTATGGAAGCTATAGCGGAAGAGTACACAAAAAAAGAACCACGTGTGAAAATTTCTATTAGTATATCTGGGACAGGAGGAGGGTTTCATCGTTTTGGCAAAGGCGAAGTAGATATAAATAATGCATCGCGCCAGGTAAAACAAGTAGAAGAAAATTTTATGAAGGAAAATTCCATCCAGTTTACACCATTTGAAATTGCTTATGATGGCCTCACAATCATTGTGAATCGTCAAAATACATGGGCTGATAATATGACAATAGAAGAATTACGTCTATTATGGAGCGAAGATGGTAGAACGAAACGATGGTCACATATTCATCCGAAATGGCCGCACGAAAAGGTGCAATTTTATGCGCCAGGTGTTGATTCCGGTACGTATGATTATTTTCAAAGTGTTGTCCTGCGAAACAATCGTCTTGCAAAAACAGTTGCTTTATCTGAAGATGATCAAGTCATTATGCAAGGGGTAATGAATGATAAAAATGCAATTGCATTTGTGGGATATGCGTACTATATGGCGAATCGAGATAAGGTAAAAGCCGTAAAAGTAAATGGTGTACCACCAACGAAAGCAAACATTCAATCTGGTGTTTATAAGCCATTGTCTAGGCCGCTATTTGCTTATGTAAACCATGCTTCGATTCGAAATAAAAGCAGTGTGGCAGAGTATGTGGTGTTTATGATGCAACATGCGGGCGGACTTGCTGAAGAAGTCGGATATGTTAAATTACCACAAAAGAAATATAGTGAACAGCTGCGAATGTTAACAGAAATAAAAAGATAA
- the pstC gene encoding phosphate ABC transporter permease subunit PstC gives MARNDKSQFAFSVQHLIERNTIKRKKTQRINRMVPLLLKAIASVSIITTIGIVITLANETIMFFREISMYSFFTEKEWLPFFEEPKFGILPLICGTLLVTTIAMIVAIPIGLGCAVFLNEYASHFVRKVLKPILELLAGIPTIVYGFFALTIVTPALQRVIPDLQFFNAISPGIVIGIMMVPTIASLSEDAMGAVSKGIKEASLGLGATRFETVRKVVFPAAFTGIMAAILLAASRAIGETMIVVIAGGSTPNVSIDPTHSIQTLTAYIVQVSLGDAPHGTIAYYSMYAVGATLLMFTFMMNMISQQIMHRFRKAI, from the coding sequence TTGGCTCGAAATGACAAAAGTCAATTTGCATTTTCTGTGCAACATTTGATTGAAAGAAATACAATCAAAAGAAAAAAAACGCAGCGAATCAATCGAATGGTTCCGTTACTATTAAAGGCAATTGCTAGCGTATCTATTATAACAACAATCGGTATTGTTATTACGCTAGCGAATGAAACAATTATGTTTTTTCGTGAAATATCAATGTATTCTTTTTTTACTGAGAAAGAATGGTTACCATTTTTTGAAGAGCCTAAGTTTGGGATACTTCCTCTTATATGTGGGACCTTACTTGTAACAACAATCGCTATGATAGTAGCTATTCCAATTGGACTAGGATGTGCCGTGTTTTTAAATGAATATGCTTCACACTTTGTTAGAAAAGTGTTAAAGCCCATTTTAGAACTACTAGCAGGTATTCCTACAATTGTATATGGATTTTTTGCTTTAACGATTGTCACACCGGCCTTGCAGCGTGTCATTCCGGATTTACAGTTCTTTAATGCAATTAGTCCAGGCATTGTTATAGGAATTATGATGGTTCCAACAATCGCTTCTCTTTCTGAAGATGCAATGGGAGCTGTATCTAAAGGAATAAAAGAGGCTTCACTTGGGCTAGGTGCAACGCGTTTTGAAACTGTACGAAAGGTTGTGTTTCCAGCTGCATTTACCGGTATTATGGCTGCAATCCTATTAGCGGCTTCACGTGCGATTGGTGAAACGATGATTGTTGTCATTGCTGGAGGTTCAACGCCCAATGTATCTATAGATCCGACGCACTCCATTCAAACGTTAACGGCTTATATTGTGCAAGTAAGCTTAGGTGATGCCCCCCATGGAACGATCGCATACTATAGTATGTACGCTGTAGGCGCGACGTTACTTATGTTTACATTCATGATGAATATGATTTCGCAGCAGATTATGCACCGTTTTAGAAAGGCGATATAA
- the pstA gene encoding phosphate ABC transporter permease PstA, with product MRMLNHKRIKENMATRFWKDQIYKSISYMTMLFSICILILLLYQIFEKGISYLSIDFFMNFASRNPKQAGIAAALSGTIVFMSIVVPVSFIFGVGTALYLEHYARQSVFTRIVELNIQTLAGVPSVVFGLLGLTIFVYGLQLGESIVTAAFTMSLLVLPTVVVSSQEAIRMVPSSLLEASYGVGATKWQTMYQIVVPTALPGILTGCVLALSRAIGEAAPLLVIGALAFANYIPLNMFDRFTVLPIQIFNWMSRPQEEFQHVAAAGMIVLLGLLLIINVVVLWLRNRK from the coding sequence ATGCGAATGCTGAACCATAAGAGAATAAAAGAAAATATGGCAACGCGTTTTTGGAAGGATCAAATATATAAGTCAATTTCTTATATGACAATGCTATTTTCTATTTGCATACTAATTTTATTACTTTATCAAATCTTTGAAAAAGGTATAAGTTATCTTTCGATAGATTTTTTTATGAACTTTGCTTCGCGTAATCCAAAGCAAGCTGGTATTGCAGCTGCATTGTCAGGAACAATTGTATTTATGAGTATAGTAGTACCAGTTTCCTTTATATTTGGAGTAGGTACAGCTCTTTATTTAGAGCATTATGCAAGACAATCTGTATTCACAAGAATCGTAGAATTAAATATTCAAACATTAGCGGGGGTGCCATCTGTTGTGTTTGGATTGCTTGGTTTAACAATTTTTGTATATGGTCTTCAGTTAGGTGAGAGTATAGTAACAGCAGCGTTTACGATGAGTCTTCTTGTGTTACCAACTGTTGTTGTGTCGAGTCAAGAAGCAATTCGTATGGTGCCAAGCTCTTTGTTAGAAGCCTCATATGGTGTCGGTGCTACAAAATGGCAAACAATGTATCAAATTGTAGTGCCAACTGCCTTGCCAGGAATTTTAACGGGATGTGTTTTGGCTTTATCGAGGGCAATCGGAGAAGCGGCACCATTATTAGTCATTGGGGCGCTTGCTTTTGCTAATTATATTCCGCTTAACATGTTTGATAGATTTACAGTTTTACCGATTCAAATTTTTAATTGGATGAGTAGACCGCAAGAGGAGTTTCAGCATGTAGCAGCAGCCGGTATGATCGTTTTATTAGGATTGTTGCTCATTATAAATGTGGTTGTCTTATGGTTGAGAAATCGTAAGTAG
- the pstB gene encoding phosphate ABC transporter ATP-binding protein: protein MVATVVNVQVKNEEKIESATKKVVFDTKNLNLWYGEDHALKDVNLSIHENEVTAIIGPSGCGKSTYLKTLNRMVELVPIVRTTGVIEYRDRNIFDKSYPVEELRTHVGMVFQKPNPFPKSIYENVAYGPKIHGIRDKKTLDAIVEKSLRGAAIWDELKDRLHDNAYGLSGGQQQRLCIARCLAIEPDVILMDEPTSALDPISTLKVEELIQELKKDFSIVIVTHNMQQAARISDKTAFFLSGEVVEYTDTNKLFTTPTDKRTEDYITGRFG from the coding sequence ATGGTAGCAACAGTAGTAAATGTACAGGTGAAAAATGAAGAGAAAATTGAGTCAGCAACGAAGAAGGTTGTATTCGATACAAAAAATTTAAATTTATGGTATGGAGAAGATCATGCATTAAAAGATGTTAATTTAAGTATTCATGAGAATGAAGTAACAGCAATTATTGGACCGAGTGGTTGCGGAAAATCAACATATTTAAAAACGTTAAACCGTATGGTAGAGCTAGTACCTATCGTTCGCACAACGGGAGTAATTGAATATCGAGATCGAAATATTTTTGATAAGTCATATCCTGTTGAAGAATTACGTACGCATGTTGGAATGGTGTTCCAAAAGCCAAATCCATTTCCGAAATCTATTTATGAGAATGTTGCCTATGGTCCAAAGATTCATGGTATTCGTGATAAGAAGACACTTGATGCAATTGTTGAAAAAAGTTTACGTGGTGCAGCGATTTGGGATGAATTAAAAGATCGATTACACGATAATGCATATGGTTTATCTGGTGGACAACAACAGCGTTTATGTATCGCGCGTTGTTTAGCGATTGAACCGGATGTAATCTTAATGGATGAACCGACATCAGCATTGGATCCGATTTCTACATTGAAAGTTGAAGAATTGATTCAAGAGCTAAAGAAAGATTTTAGTATTGTAATTGTGACGCATAATATGCAACAAGCGGCACGTATCTCTGATAAAACAGCGTTCTTCCTAAGCGGTGAAGTTGTTGAATATACAGATACAAACAAATTATTCACTACTCCTACAGATAAACGAACAGAAGATTATATCACGGGACGATTTGGTTAA
- the phoU gene encoding phosphate signaling complex protein PhoU, producing the protein MVREQFHYDLHTLQQKVIELGELAREALSCSMEGLQKKDVEKALEVIDGDYRMDNLEEEINDLALMLITKQQPVASDLRRIFVSIKTATDLERIADHAVNIAKSTIRLGEKDVSVSLHSLEQMFTIAMDMLNLSLEAYQEENLTSAKQIAEMDDSVDEIYGRAIREFISSIPEHPEAITQITQLSFIARYIERVADHITNIAENVFYLVKGKHYLLNE; encoded by the coding sequence ATGGTAAGGGAGCAATTTCATTATGATTTACACACATTGCAGCAAAAGGTAATTGAACTTGGAGAATTGGCAAGAGAAGCCCTTTCTTGTTCTATGGAAGGGCTTCAGAAGAAAGATGTAGAAAAAGCGCTAGAAGTCATTGATGGTGATTACCGTATGGATAATTTAGAAGAAGAAATTAATGACCTTGCACTTATGCTAATTACAAAACAGCAACCTGTTGCAAGCGATCTGCGAAGAATTTTTGTTTCGATTAAGACAGCAACAGATTTAGAACGTATTGCAGATCATGCCGTAAATATTGCTAAATCAACAATTCGGCTCGGAGAAAAAGATGTATCTGTTAGCTTGCATAGTCTAGAACAAATGTTTACGATTGCCATGGATATGTTAAATTTATCGTTAGAAGCATATCAAGAAGAAAATTTAACTTCTGCAAAACAAATTGCGGAAATGGATGATTCTGTTGACGAAATATACGGGAGAGCGATTCGTGAATTTATTTCCTCTATCCCTGAACATCCTGAAGCGATTACGCAAATTACACAATTATCTTTTATTGCACGTTACATTGAGCGTGTAGCAGATCACATTACGAATATTGCCGAGAATGTTTTTTACTTGGTGAAAGGAAAACATTATTTATTAAATGAATAG